A genomic window from Quercus lobata isolate SW786 chromosome 10, ValleyOak3.0 Primary Assembly, whole genome shotgun sequence includes:
- the LOC115964308 gene encoding uncharacterized protein LOC115964308, producing MVDSLEVRIACPSVSFLFARLGGSLGTYPFLENFVFEGNCLSVVLGDLLPLLRQSLNWFEGLARRGSMSEVRSSDLETGLSSSDDPVEGDTAVSGQRVVRAFHALEEICGLDAETVNRFKDRFQFPSRVRVRLPREEDRACHFSPGEVCFYESSFTCGLRFPVHPFLMELLDHFGIAPGQLMPNSWRIVINCMQIWLASNGDMIRLAELTYLYRLKESKEWGYYELVPWERKTRIVKGLPSSFRYWKSRFFFVSGDDFETQSSSDWGDIPRLLRRWGTPTLAKRRPGLKSRYKERIETAIGYAETIESWDELVDPRSLAFYNLGPDPSPFVLRQLGIEGKKKMTTKFNKDMYAKMRSKKDEPLSNLGKKIVRVTGQGSTPTPLSTLPLVALETTRTSSPTASIEEIVTPGSKRQRVAGKGKEKKKADVSSSTIWDDERLALDKAHEVITPADLKALSDMSLNDVASRHVHKLVQVLGESLHITAEYITQEAKVASLTTRMEALEKENSDLKKNLITSMDEATSLKQKVKVLDDDLRVERQLTQEKDEQLLSAREKLATVAARSVEAFQTTDEYNTVLFSWYFKGFELLRRYLVKHPSGVNMESLDLEEVDKEMALDEAAQSSAPDGDAPGPATDAPATVDASADA from the exons ATGGTTGATAGTTTGGAGGTTAGGATAGCTTGTCCGTCGGTCTCCTTCCTTTTCGCGCGTCTGGGGGGGTCTTTGGGCACCTATCCGTTTctggaaaattttgtgtttgagggTAATTGTCTGAGCGTGGTTTTGGGCGACTTGTTGCCCTTGCTTCGTCAATCTCTAAATTGGTTCGAGGGTTTAGCTAGGAGAGGGTCAATGTCTGAGGTTAGATCTAGCGATCTCGAGACTGGGTTGTCTTCTAGTGACGACCCGGTTGAAGGAGATACAGCCGTCTCTGGCCAACGGGTGGTTAGGGCTTTTCATGCCCTTGAGGAGATTTGTGGCCTTGACGCTGAGACCGTGAATAGATTCAAGGATCGGTTTCAGTTCCCCTCTAGGGTTCGTGTCCGTCTACCCAGGGAAGAAGATAGGGCCTGCCACTTTTCCCCAGGTGAAGTGTGTTTTTATGAGTCATCTTTCACCTGCGGGCTTAGATTCCCCGTCCATCCGTTCCTGATGGAACTTCTAGATCATTTCGGTATTGCCCCCGGGCAGCTCATGCCTAATTCGTGGAGGATCGTGATCAACTGTATGCAAATATGGTTGGCCTCCAACGGGGATATGATCCGGCTGGCTGAGCTCACCTACTTGTACCGCTTGAAAGAATCCAAAGAGTGGGGGTATTATGAGTTAGTCCCCTGGGAGAGAAAGACTAGGATCGTCAAGGGCTTGCCCTCGTCCTTCAGGTATTGGAAATCGcgctttttctttgtgtctgggGACGACTTCGAGACTCAATCCAGCAGtgattggggtgatatcccaaggttgctccgtcggtggggaaccccgacCTTAG CTAAGAGACGGCCTGGATTGAAGAGCAGATACAAGGAACGCATAGAGACTGCGATCGGGTACGCGGAGACGATTGAGAGCTGGGACGAGCTGGTCGACCCCCGGTCTCTTGCATTTTACAATCTCGGTCCTGACCCTTCTCCTTTTGTTCTTCGTCAGCTTGgtattgaaggaaaaaaga AGATGACGACCAAGTTTAACAAGGACATGTACGCGAAGATGAGGTCGAAGAAGGACGAGCCCTTGTCCAATCTAGGGAAGAAGATCGTGCGTGTGACCGGGCAGGGCTCTACTCCTACTCCCCTGAGCACCCTTCCTCTCGTAGCCCTTGAGACGACGAGAACTTCCTCTCCAACTGCATCAATAGAGGAGATCGTCACTCCCGGCTCAAAAAGGCAGCGTGTAGCTGgtaaagggaaggagaagaagaaagctgATGTTTCCTCGTCAACAATATGGGATGATGAGAGGTTAGCTTTGGACAAGGCTCATGAGGTCATCACTCCAGCGGACCTAAAGGCTCTCTCAGACATGTCTTTAAATGACGTTGCCTCCCGCCATGTTCATAAGCTCGTCCAG GTGTTGGGAGAGAGCCTCCACATTACTGCTGAGTATATCACTCAAGAGGCCAAGGTGGCGTCTCTGACGACCCGAATGGAGGCCCTGGAGAAAGAGAACTCCGACCTGAAGAAGAACCTGATTACCTCCATGGACGAGGCGACCTCTTTGAAGCAGAAGGTCAAAGTGTTAGATGACGACCTCAGGGTTGAACGCCAGTTGACCCAAGAAAAGGATGAGCAGCTtctttcagccagggagaagcTTGCAACTGTTGCCGCCAGGTCGGTGGAGGCTTTCCAGACCACTGACGAGTACAATACTGTACTCTTCAGTTGGTATTTCAAAGGCTTTGAGCTGCTCAGGAGGTACCTCGTCAAGCACCCTTCTGGGGTCAACATGGAGAGTTTGGATTTGGAGGAGGTAGATAAGGAGATGGCTTTGGACGAGGCTGCTCAGTCCTCTGCCCCAGATGGTGATGCTCCAGGTCCTGCCACCGATGCCCCTGCCACCGTGGACGCTTCTGCTGATGCCTGA